From the genome of Spinacia oleracea cultivar Varoflay chromosome 2, BTI_SOV_V1, whole genome shotgun sequence, one region includes:
- the LOC110792770 gene encoding zinc finger protein ZAT10, with product MALEALNSSTPPLNPDENLLLTKKKRSKRPRIEEESASPSEEEYLALCLVMLARGATNVKIKPQPQQQRVTYKCGVCEKEFLSYQALGGHKASHRKPAVVVDGLKTAVNTTATSSSSTSTGAAKTHVCTICNKSFPSGQALGGHKRCHYEGGINNKSISAATASDGAAATSTVTHSRIEFDLNLPAFPDNLTVDFDGVIFKHACFDQEVESPHPSKKPRPFSLH from the coding sequence ATGGCTCTTGAGGCACTCAATTCGTCCACGCCACCGTTGAACCCCGACGAGAATCTCCTCCTCACCAAGAAGAAACGCTCCAAACGGCCTCGTATTGAGGAGGAATCAGCCTCGCCTTCAGAGGAGGAGTACCTCGCCCTCTGCCTTGTCATGCTCGCTCGTGGCGCTACTAATGTCAAAATTAAACCACAACCACAACAACAACGGGTTACCTACAAGTGCGGGGTGTGTGAAAAGGAGTTTCTCTCTTACCAAGCTCTAGGTGGTCACAAGGCGAGCCATAGGAAACCGGCTGTCGTCGTTGATGGTTTGAAAACCGCCGTGAATACCACCGCCACGTCATCTTCATCCACCTCTACCGGCGCTGCCAAAACACACGTGTGCACTATTTGTAACAAGTCTTTTCCTAGTGGTCAGGCATTAGGCGGTCACAAACGCTGCCACTACGAAGGTGGGATTAACAACAAAAGTATTTCCGCCGCCACCGCATCTGATGGTGCCGCCGCTACTTCCACCGTCACACACAGTCGGATCGAATTCGACTTGAACTTGCCGGCGTTTCCTGATAACTTGACCGTTGACTTTGACGGAGTCATCTTCAAACACGCTTGCTTTGATCAAGAGGTCGAAAGCCCACACCCGTCGAAGAAGCCTCGCCCTTTTAGTCTTCAttga